One stretch of Variovorax sp. TBS-050B DNA includes these proteins:
- a CDS encoding AAA family ATPase has product MTDIAEHRPTRMLSVREVFGIDSPLQVPAFTERDDHVPEIDAVYRFNPDVTLAILAGFMRDRRVMVQGLHGTGKSTHIEQVAARLNWPCVRLNLDGHISRLDLVGKDAVVLREGQQVTEFQEGIVPWALQRPVALIFDEYDAGRPDVMFVIQRILEQGGKFTLMDQNRVLRPHPFFRLFATANTVGLGNLNGLYHGAQRLNHAQIDRWNIVASLDYLPPDEEIAIVQARVPSLAGDAGRAMVAQMVAVAALTRQGFAAGDLSTLMSPRTVITWAENIEIFKDPALAFRLSFVNKCDEAERPLVAEYFQRCFDQAP; this is encoded by the coding sequence GTGACCGACATTGCCGAACACCGACCCACCCGGATGCTGAGCGTGCGCGAGGTGTTCGGCATCGACAGCCCGCTGCAGGTGCCCGCGTTCACGGAGCGCGACGACCATGTGCCCGAGATCGACGCGGTGTACCGCTTCAACCCCGACGTGACGCTCGCGATCCTCGCGGGCTTCATGCGCGACCGGCGCGTGATGGTGCAGGGGCTGCACGGCACCGGCAAGTCGACGCACATCGAGCAGGTGGCCGCGCGCCTCAACTGGCCCTGCGTGCGCCTGAACCTCGACGGCCACATCAGCCGGCTCGACCTCGTGGGCAAGGATGCGGTGGTGCTGCGCGAGGGGCAGCAGGTCACCGAGTTCCAGGAGGGCATCGTGCCCTGGGCGCTGCAGCGGCCCGTGGCGCTGATCTTCGACGAGTACGACGCGGGCCGGCCCGACGTGATGTTCGTGATCCAGCGCATCCTCGAGCAGGGCGGCAAGTTCACGCTCATGGACCAGAACCGCGTGCTGCGCCCGCACCCCTTCTTCCGCCTGTTCGCGACGGCCAACACGGTGGGCCTGGGCAACCTCAACGGCCTCTACCACGGCGCGCAGCGGCTCAACCATGCGCAGATCGACCGCTGGAACATCGTGGCCTCGCTCGACTACCTGCCGCCCGACGAGGAGATCGCGATCGTGCAGGCGCGCGTGCCCTCGCTCGCCGGCGACGCGGGCCGTGCGATGGTGGCGCAGATGGTGGCCGTGGCCGCGCTCACGCGCCAGGGCTTCGCGGCCGGCGACCTGTCGACGCTGATGTCGCCGCGCACCGTCATCACCTGGGCCGAGAACATCGAGATCTTCAAGGACCCGGCGCTCGCGTTCCGGCTCTCGTTCGTCAACAAGTGCGACGAGGCCGAACGGCCGCTCGTCGCCGAATACTTCCAGCGCTGCTTCGACCAGGCGCCATGA
- a CDS encoding cobalt chelatase gives MTDAQQQRARQEERIYELCAGVVRAFSGERDLHFRGRRLHRGRVALPWFAPHLHPSPEHDDFGSFRGVADGLALRLVESDAALHARLRPEEAVERMLFEMLEQFRVEALAPDAMPGMRHNLRHRHEQWSLGFHHSGLTDTARGLLLYAVAQICRARVAGEQVVEQTEDMLEATRFALAPLIGHALAGLRRDRADQAAYAVHALAIARTVARMLHEAGEDGTEAARDPHVDDKRSVFALVADMDEEIIERFTTAESGRSAVLDGAGGSYRVFTTVHDREHDAAALARKEVLAGHRETLDRRIAAQGVNIARLARELRALLAAPERDGWDGAQEEGLIDGRRLAQLIASPTERRLFRTERMEPVADCVVSFLIDCSGSMKAHAEAVAMMADVFARALEQAGVANEVLGFTTGAWNGGRAHREWVRAGRPAHPGRLNERSHIVFKAAATPWRRARPAMAALLKADLFREGIDGEAVDWACARLRQRTEARKLLLVVSDGSPMDSATNLANDAHYLDHHLRDVVARQEQQRDIEIAGIGVGLDLSPFYSRSHVLDLANARGNALFREVVALMAGRHRR, from the coding sequence ATGACCGACGCGCAGCAGCAGCGGGCCCGGCAGGAAGAACGCATCTACGAGCTCTGCGCGGGCGTGGTGCGCGCCTTCAGCGGCGAGCGCGACCTGCACTTCCGCGGCCGCAGGCTGCACCGCGGACGCGTCGCGCTGCCGTGGTTCGCACCGCACCTGCATCCCTCGCCCGAGCACGACGACTTCGGCTCCTTCCGCGGCGTGGCCGACGGGCTGGCGCTGCGGCTGGTCGAATCCGATGCGGCGCTGCACGCGCGGCTGCGGCCCGAGGAAGCGGTCGAGCGCATGCTGTTCGAGATGCTCGAGCAGTTCCGCGTGGAGGCGCTCGCCCCCGACGCCATGCCCGGCATGCGGCACAACCTGCGGCATCGCCACGAACAGTGGTCGCTGGGCTTCCACCATTCGGGGCTGACCGACACCGCGCGCGGGCTGCTGCTCTATGCGGTGGCGCAGATCTGCCGCGCGCGCGTCGCGGGCGAGCAGGTGGTGGAACAGACCGAGGACATGCTCGAGGCCACGCGCTTCGCGCTCGCGCCGCTGATCGGCCATGCGCTCGCGGGCCTGCGCCGCGACCGCGCGGACCAGGCCGCCTATGCGGTGCATGCGCTCGCCATCGCGCGCACCGTCGCCCGGATGCTGCATGAAGCGGGCGAAGACGGGACCGAAGCCGCACGCGACCCGCACGTCGACGACAAGCGCAGCGTCTTCGCGCTGGTGGCCGACATGGACGAGGAGATCATCGAGCGCTTCACCACCGCCGAGTCCGGCCGCAGCGCGGTGCTCGACGGCGCGGGCGGCAGCTACCGCGTCTTCACCACCGTGCACGACCGCGAGCACGATGCCGCCGCGCTCGCGCGCAAGGAGGTGCTCGCGGGCCATCGGGAAACGCTGGACCGCCGCATCGCCGCGCAGGGCGTGAACATCGCGCGGCTCGCGCGCGAACTGCGTGCGCTGCTGGCCGCGCCCGAGCGCGACGGCTGGGACGGCGCGCAGGAGGAAGGCCTGATCGACGGCCGGCGGCTCGCGCAGCTGATCGCCTCGCCGACCGAGCGGCGCCTGTTCCGCACCGAGCGCATGGAGCCCGTGGCCGACTGCGTCGTGAGCTTCCTGATCGACTGCTCGGGCTCGATGAAGGCGCATGCCGAAGCGGTCGCGATGATGGCCGACGTGTTCGCGCGCGCGCTCGAGCAGGCGGGCGTGGCGAACGAAGTGCTGGGCTTCACCACGGGCGCATGGAACGGCGGTCGCGCGCACCGCGAATGGGTGCGCGCCGGCCGGCCGGCACACCCCGGACGGCTCAACGAGCGCAGCCACATCGTCTTCAAGGCCGCGGCCACGCCCTGGCGCCGCGCACGGCCCGCGATGGCCGCGCTGCTCAAGGCCGACCTGTTCCGCGAAGGCATCGACGGCGAGGCGGTGGACTGGGCCTGCGCCCGGCTGCGCCAGCGCACCGAGGCGCGCAAGCTGCTGCTCGTGGTCTCCGACGGCTCGCCGATGGACAGCGCCACGAACCTCGCCAACGACGCGCACTACCTCGACCACCATCTGCGCGACGTGGTGGCGCGGCAGGAGCAGCAGCGCGACATCGAGATCGCGGGCATCGGCGTCGGGCTCGACCTGAGCCCCTTCTACAGCCGCAGCCATGTGCTCGACCTCGCCAATGCCCGCGGCAACGCCCTGTTCCGCGAGGTAGTCGCGCTGATGGCGGGACGCCACCGGCGCTGA
- a CDS encoding aldehyde dehydrogenase family protein, with amino-acid sequence MENAQPSPSSPIAELVARARAAQRIADGWSQAQADTAVAAAGWAIIEPARNRELAELAVADTGVGNVEDKVRKNHRKTFGLLRDLRGARSVGVIAEDPARGIVEIARPVGVVCAITPSTNPGATPANKIINAIKGRNAVIVAPSPKGWSTAARLIEFIHRQFDRIGAPRDLVQLLPPPVNKQATAELMRLCDLVVATGSQANVRAAYASGTPAFGVGAGNVAGIVDETADVEAAADRILLSKTFDNATSCSSENSLVIVDAVRAKMLAALKDRGAVMLATAQKATLQALMWPEGKLSAAVIGQSAQAIAERAAAQDGAGREAWLAIAAAKPRVLMVAEDGFGEAHPFSGEKLSPVLAVYAARDFAEAAATVERIYAHQGAGHSVGLHSAVPERAMALGHTLPVSRVIVDQAHCIATGGSFDNGLPFSLSMGCGTWGRNNFSDNMNYRHYLNITRVSRPIPERVPSEQEIFGDFFAQYGAQ; translated from the coding sequence ATGGAAAACGCCCAACCCTCCCCCTCCTCTCCCATCGCCGAACTCGTGGCCCGCGCGCGCGCCGCGCAGCGCATTGCCGACGGCTGGTCGCAGGCGCAGGCCGACACCGCCGTGGCGGCCGCGGGCTGGGCCATCATCGAGCCCGCGCGCAACCGCGAACTGGCCGAGCTCGCGGTGGCCGACACCGGCGTGGGCAACGTCGAGGACAAGGTGCGCAAGAACCACCGCAAGACCTTCGGCCTGCTGCGCGACCTGCGCGGCGCGCGCTCGGTCGGCGTGATCGCCGAGGACCCGGCGCGCGGCATCGTCGAGATCGCGCGGCCGGTGGGCGTGGTGTGCGCGATCACGCCCTCGACCAACCCGGGCGCGACGCCGGCGAACAAGATCATCAACGCGATCAAGGGGCGCAACGCGGTGATCGTCGCGCCCTCGCCCAAGGGCTGGTCGACCGCGGCGCGGCTCATCGAATTCATCCACCGGCAGTTCGACCGCATCGGCGCGCCGCGCGACCTGGTGCAGCTGCTGCCCCCGCCGGTCAACAAGCAGGCGACGGCCGAGCTGATGCGGCTGTGCGACCTCGTGGTGGCCACCGGCTCGCAGGCCAACGTGCGCGCCGCCTACGCGAGCGGCACGCCGGCCTTCGGCGTGGGTGCGGGCAACGTGGCGGGCATCGTGGACGAGACCGCCGACGTCGAAGCCGCGGCCGACCGCATCCTGCTGTCGAAGACCTTCGACAACGCGACCAGCTGCTCGTCGGAGAACAGCCTGGTGATCGTCGATGCGGTGCGCGCGAAGATGCTCGCGGCGCTCAAGGACCGCGGCGCCGTGATGCTCGCGACCGCGCAGAAGGCCACGCTGCAGGCGCTGATGTGGCCCGAGGGCAAGCTCTCGGCCGCGGTCATCGGCCAGTCGGCGCAGGCGATCGCCGAACGCGCGGCGGCGCAGGACGGCGCCGGGCGCGAGGCCTGGCTCGCGATCGCGGCCGCGAAGCCGCGCGTGCTGATGGTCGCCGAGGACGGCTTCGGCGAGGCGCATCCGTTCTCGGGCGAGAAGCTCAGCCCGGTGCTCGCGGTCTATGCGGCGCGCGACTTCGCGGAGGCGGCCGCGACCGTCGAGCGCATCTATGCCCACCAGGGCGCGGGCCACTCGGTGGGCCTGCACAGCGCCGTTCCGGAACGCGCGATGGCGCTCGGCCACACGCTGCCCGTCTCGCGCGTGATCGTCGACCAGGCGCACTGCATCGCCACCGGCGGCAGCTTCGACAACGGCCTGCCGTTCTCGCTCTCGATGGGCTGCGGCACCTGGGGCAGGAACAACTTCTCCGACAACATGAACTACCGGCACTACCTCAACATCACGCGCGTGTCGCGGCCGATTCCCGAGCGGGTGCCGAGCGAGCAAGAGATCTTCGGCGACTTCTTCGCACAGTACGGAGCGCAGTGA
- a CDS encoding IclR family transcriptional regulator produces MDSTLAKGLAAIEWMTRQQRDCRVTELAQAFGMARSNAHRTLQTLVECGWAVQDPATSAYRPSLRLFELGALVSEAADLGALMRPHLAALAQATGETIHLAVLDGPEIVYLDKFDSPLPVAAYSRIGGRAAACCVAAGKALLAANRLDESALRELFGTLQAHTPHSITGFEALHAELERTRARGYAENREEWRLGVCGLGAPVFDARGHAVAAIGMSVPSIRFARTQARTLAEHTLACARDASATLGYRPGASAAAPATTKRRRLE; encoded by the coding sequence ATGGATTCCACGCTCGCCAAGGGCCTTGCGGCCATCGAATGGATGACGCGCCAGCAGCGCGACTGCCGCGTGACGGAGCTGGCGCAGGCCTTCGGCATGGCGCGCAGCAACGCGCACCGCACGCTGCAGACGCTGGTGGAATGCGGCTGGGCCGTGCAGGACCCGGCCACCAGCGCCTACCGCCCGAGCCTGCGCCTGTTCGAACTGGGCGCCCTGGTCTCGGAGGCGGCCGACCTCGGCGCCTTGATGCGGCCGCACCTCGCGGCGCTCGCGCAGGCCACGGGCGAGACCATCCACCTCGCGGTGCTCGACGGACCCGAGATCGTGTACCTCGACAAGTTCGACAGCCCGCTGCCCGTGGCCGCCTACTCGCGCATCGGCGGGCGCGCCGCGGCCTGCTGCGTGGCCGCGGGCAAGGCACTGCTGGCCGCGAACCGGCTCGACGAATCCGCGCTGCGCGAACTCTTCGGTACCCTGCAGGCGCACACGCCGCACAGCATCACCGGCTTCGAGGCGCTGCACGCCGAGCTCGAGCGCACCCGCGCGCGCGGCTACGCCGAGAACCGCGAGGAATGGCGCCTCGGCGTCTGCGGCCTCGGCGCGCCGGTGTTCGATGCGCGCGGCCACGCGGTGGCCGCCATCGGCATGAGCGTGCCGTCGATCCGCTTCGCGCGCACCCAGGCACGCACGCTCGCCGAGCACACCCTGGCCTGCGCACGCGACGCCAGCGCCACGCTCGGCTACCGGCCCGGCGCATCCGCGGCCGCACCCGCTACCACCAAGAGAAGGAGACTCGAATGA
- a CDS encoding IclR family transcriptional regulator: MKIVQAPIAELPEPAAADTPTMRLFGLLEVMAAKDQRYSLQGLVEETGMPKPTLHRMLQQLEGAGLLQRESDGRHYGIGTRLRRLAENLLLNDSLHGARHTVLRQLVEEIGESCNLTALSGSEVVYLDRVETAAPLRFYLHSGSRVPVHCSASGKVFLSQMSPAQRRRLLSNAPLEPYTARTLTDPAALEKEVQRVRKDGYAIDNEEFLPGLLCIAALVPSGDGAPSNLCIAVQAPVMRLDAAKARALLPALQRAARALSRIDADAGSGPAQA; the protein is encoded by the coding sequence ATGAAGATCGTCCAAGCGCCCATTGCCGAACTGCCGGAACCGGCCGCGGCCGACACCCCCACCATGCGGCTGTTCGGGCTGCTCGAAGTCATGGCGGCGAAGGACCAGCGCTACTCGCTGCAGGGCCTGGTCGAGGAGACCGGCATGCCCAAGCCCACGCTGCACCGCATGCTCCAGCAGCTCGAAGGCGCAGGCCTGCTGCAGCGCGAGAGCGACGGCCGGCACTACGGCATCGGCACGCGGCTGCGGCGGCTGGCCGAGAACCTGCTGCTCAACGACAGCCTGCACGGCGCGCGCCACACGGTGCTGCGCCAGCTCGTCGAGGAGATCGGCGAGAGCTGCAACCTCACGGCCCTGTCGGGCAGCGAGGTGGTGTACCTCGACCGCGTGGAGACCGCGGCGCCGCTGCGCTTCTACCTGCATTCCGGCTCGCGCGTTCCGGTGCACTGCTCGGCCAGCGGCAAGGTGTTCCTGTCGCAGATGAGCCCCGCGCAGCGGCGCCGGCTGCTGTCGAACGCGCCGCTCGAGCCCTACACCGCGAGGACGCTCACCGATCCCGCCGCGCTCGAGAAGGAAGTGCAGCGCGTGCGCAAGGACGGCTATGCGATCGACAACGAGGAATTCCTGCCCGGCCTGCTGTGCATCGCGGCACTCGTGCCTTCGGGCGATGGCGCACCCTCGAACCTGTGCATCGCGGTGCAGGCGCCCGTCATGCGGCTCGATGCCGCGAAGGCACGCGCGCTGCTGCCCGCGCTGCAGCGAGCCGCGCGCGCACTGAGCCGCATCGACGCCGACGCGGGCTCCGGGCCGGCGCAGGCCTGA